Genomic window (Daucus carota subsp. sativus chromosome 5, DH1 v3.0, whole genome shotgun sequence):
ataagcGAACTTATGACAGATATGATTTCCGACGTAACAATTTACGACAGACACTTGACATCCATCGTAAGTTTAGGCGTCCCGGCAGATCCATCATAAGTTATCTGTCGTAAATGGTCCAGATTCTTGTGTAGTGAAGTGAAGCTCAAGTTTGTGGAGTTTTGTTCCAAGCTGGCGTTTGAGAACGTTTTAGCCCGTTAAATTCAAACTTAATAGAATTAGTGCTCGATTCTTCTGCGTCCTTTGACGTACGTGTTTTTATCCCAGGAATAACTAACTTTTCAAAAAGAATATGCAGATAGAATGCGTCCTCTGATATATAGATCCTCAGTCCACATCAACACAATGTGAACATCTTAGACTTGTGGTACTAAATGATTGCTATACTAACAGATTTTCACTAGGGATTGAAAGTTAATCATAAATGTTCTGCCAAATATTGATGCATCGAATCCACAAAATGGAATAACAGATTTTAACGAAATAAGGATGAAAGGGATAGCGTACCCGTAAGTTAAGCAAATCCATTCTTTCACAATCAGATTTATCCACGACCATGACACAGATTACATTATCTGATTATATTATCAGCAAGTAACCAGTAATCACACCATCTCTGTAACAATTTAACTCTACTGCGATCTTCTTCCCCCTGGAAGTTCTGAAATCTTTCATGTAAATTTAGAGAGTCCCGTACATAGTTGAGTCTAAATTACGCAAAGTTCCAATAAGAGGAATCTTAACTCTCTAATAGAGTACACTTTCCAGTATCTCATCAACAGGTACAGAGTTTAGCTGCAAGTTCTGATTTGATACTTCTTCCGTGTTATTTATTTCGTCAATCTACCATACAAATAACACAATCATATTGTCAACAATCCACGACTACTACAGATTTGTTATTATAAAACACACTTGCAATATTTAGGTGTTTTTAGAATTATATATCAGTAATAAAATAAGAAGGCAGTTTTGGGGAGATTTCTTATAGTTGTAAACTGCAGAATCAGATGACTTCCACCAAAACTTGGTAATCTAACTTTTCCTCTGTCGTCAAcatgattatgtatatattaaacTCTTTGGTATTTACGTTAGCCTCCCAGCAAAAGTTCTGTTCATCATGTACGTACGGATGCTAAACGGCTCATGTAATCTGTTAGTTCACTAAAAAACGTGCCAAGCCACGACACATCCGTTCATGCAAAGATTAGCCAGTTAGCAGATAGATAATTAACTCTCcattttattaatcaaattttgtAGCCAAGTGTATTGCCCTCCCGTCTTGTTCATAAGAAGTCAATTTCTTGTTTTAGAAGAAAAATCATGACAAAACTGTTCTGCGCACAAAAATTCTGCATTTGAATCGCGTTTATGTTCTCAATTAATTGATCTGCAGCTTAACAACGCTTAAATCGTCCTAGATTACGCACAAAAGGGAAGTTGATTAATTGATGATTTTCGCAAGTTCTTCCAAACCATATTCTGgaatataatttacatacaCTTTAAGATGTAAGTTATCATCTAATATAAGTAACAAACAAGTTCTTATTGCACAATATAAGATAGAAACActctttaataaaaatattagggCACGGGCAAATATGAAACTACTCTTCTAACAAAAGTTCATAATGCTGTCTCTTTCTTACCTTGTTCCAAACTAGATAAACTAGATAATTCAAGAACTTCCAAAAACTTTGTTACTTCAAGTAGCCGATTTAATAACACTAATAgactaaataaaataagaaatctACTATACACTTAATTAACCAATCGAAATTGTTGTACAGAATTTAAGCAGCAGATTATGAGCATATTAAATAAGACAATATAGAAAAAAGTCACACAAGCCTGTTCAAGACGGCCACTACAGTTCAATTGCCTGCTGCCGGCTATACCCCAGTTCTCCAATATTACTTTGACAGCAAATTCAGAAATCTTCCTTTATAAACCCCTTCATTGGTAGACTCGGTCATATCCCATACGCTACTCAGATCTTATTAAACGAAATTATATACTAATTTACTGTATTAATGGCCAAGTTATCAGAACAGAGTCCAAGGAGCACTGTGACTAAGAGTAATACTGCTACTAATACCAATGGTATCCATGGCGTGGTTAAGGTGAAACGTACACGAAAAACTGTTCCCAGGGACTCTCCTCCACAACGTAGCTCAATCTATCGCGGTGTCACTAGGTAGATTTTAAGTACATTTGGGCACTCCATTTATCTTTTGTTTTGTGGACTGATTCGTTAGAATGAGCATGTGCTAGATGTATGCGCCATTTTCTATTAGGGTCTAAGGTTGCCTCTGTTGAATATGTAAATCAGGCACAGATGGACAGGGAGATATGAAGCACATTTGTGGGATAAGAATTGCTGGAATGAATCTCAAAACAAAAAAGGCCGACAAGGTAATTCCTCATCTTCATTTCATGCTTCCGTTTATGACTTTCTTCCATCTATGTTGTATTTCTCATAATTCTACCTGTATTTTTACTTGTTTGGGTATGGCGATTGCTCCTTGCTATGCGCGTGCAACACTTTATGGATGTGCAGTTTATCTTGGTACGTGCATGCATAATATGCACATTTAACAATTTCAGTTTTGATAATAGACTATAATAGTCATCCGTATATAgtatattttcattttcaatgatTGTGATTATAAACATTCAGGCGCTTATGATGATGAAGCAGCAGCCGCACATGCTTATGATCTGGCAGCCCTTAAGTACTGGGGACCAGAAACCATTCTCAACTTTCCGGTACCTGCAACAAACTATGCATATATggccttttctttttgttatttGAGGTTTCTTCTTTGGTACTCATTTATTTCCAAAATGTCGCGAAATAACAATGTAAAGGCTTTTGAATGACTGCAGTTGATGACCTACCAAACGGAATTGAAGGATATGGAAACTCAATCCAGAGAAGAATATATAGGATCTTTGAGAAGGTAACTAATAACTACACTAAAATTGCCATTAACTTTGTATAATGCAAGATAATCTTGATAGTAGTAAGAAGCTATAGTCTAAACCTTTCCATACCGCAGGAAAAGCAGTGGATTTTCTCGAGGAGTTTCGAAATACAGAGGAGTTGCGAGGTAAACAGCACTGATCCCTGTCACTATAGAGTGAAGTTATAAGTTGATAAGCAGCCAAACTTCATTTTGTGAGAGAAATTCatgtgttggtgtttggattagcaATTTTGTGACATGAAATGGGAATCCCAATCCTACTTGGAGGGTAAATCATTCCTTACACTACCCTTGGGATACCCATTCCCATAACCTTCAATATTCCCATTCCTAATTCCCATTCCAACTCACGATCCAAACGCCTCCTCAGTGTTTTCAATCATGTATTACTTATCTAACAACATACAGGTTTAACAGTATCAATTTATCTAATCCTGATCAGAAAATTAATCTCAACAAGtaaattaatattgttttttttaatatataaagttgATTAATTCGCACAATTAAGCAGGCATCATCATAATGGAAGATGGGAAGCTCGAATAGGCAGAGTTTTCGGGAACAAATATCTTTATCTTGGAACTTATGGTAGATCTCACATCTCTCTTTGTGCGCATACCTAAATATTAGATAACAGATCAAGTCATTTAGGattatttcaaatattcttGCAGCTACACAAGAGGAGGCCGCAGTGGCATACGATATGGCAGCCATCGAGTACCGAGGACTAAATGCAGTAACAAATTTCGACCTAAGCCGTTACATAAAATGGCTAAGACCCGACGGTAATAATTCCACCTCCGCAGCAGCCAACAATCTGCCAGACCTAAAAGTCGAAACTCCTCACACATTACCTAACCTAATTCACCATGATCATGTTAAAACTAATATCGTTGAAACAAAATTCCTCCACCACCAACAACCAACACAGCCATCATTAGTCCGTGTCACAGACAACAATCTGATGGCCCTCAACACTCCTCCCCCTGCACCAGTTACCGCGACTTCAGCCCTCGGACTCTTGTTACAGTCATCAAAATTCAAAGAAATGATGGAAATGACTACAGCAGCAGAGTACTACCCGATAAATTCATCCGATTCTGAACCTCCCAGAAGCTGCAACTTTCCTGAGGACATCCAGACATACTTCGGGTCACAGGACTTAAGTGGCTATGCTGGTGgagatgattttatatttggtgATCTCAACTCGATCATGCAACCTTTGTTGCATGCTGGCTCCTCATCATCAGGAACAatagataattatttttagtaatTATAATTACTCAAATAATTATAGTTACTCTATACATATGCAGACGCATTCAATAAGGGCTAGCAGCAACATCTGGAGGAGACTGCGAGGTGTTTTTGCTTGCCGCCAATTCgttaattagtttttattttttgtagat
Coding sequences:
- the LOC108221549 gene encoding AP2-like ethylene-responsive transcription factor At1g16060, yielding MAKLSEQSPRSTVTKSNTATNTNGIHGVVKVKRTRKTVPRDSPPQRSSIYRGVTRHRWTGRYEAHLWDKNCWNESQNKKGRQGAYDDEAAAAHAYDLAALKYWGPETILNFPLMTYQTELKDMETQSREEYIGSLRRKSSGFSRGVSKYRGVARHHHNGRWEARIGRVFGNKYLYLGTYATQEEAAVAYDMAAIEYRGLNAVTNFDLSRYIKWLRPDGNNSTSAAANNLPDLKVETPHTLPNLIHHDHVKTNIVETKFLHHQQPTQPSLVRVTDNNLMALNTPPPAPVTATSALGLLLQSSKFKEMMEMTTAAEYYPINSSDSEPPRSCNFPEDIQTYFGSQDLSGYAGGDDFIFGDLNSIMQPLLHAGSSSSGTIDNYF